The sequence AACCCCCAACTCGCTTCTATCCTCCTCTCCTTGCACACACAGGCAGCGGCGCGCCGCGCCGGGGGCGTCGCCGTGCGCGTGCAAGATGAACCTAGGACGCACCACGGTCCAGATTCACAGGATGCAGCAGCCTATAAGAACACCCCGCGCCCCCGCCGTCGCTCGGTTAGTTGCGAGCGCCCACCGAAAGAACTGCGAGGAAGCAAGAAGTAGCGGCGGGCCTCCTCGCCGCATTCCACCAAATTTCTCTGTAGGTCTCCATTGGAGTCGATTAGAACCTTGAACCGGGACAGTTTTCTTGAGGTAGGTTCCGATTCTTGCCCGTTCTTCCTTCCTTGTTCGCTGTCCGGTTCGTGATTTGGTCTTTCGCCAAGAAATCGAGGCGTGCTTGTCTCTAGTTTGCCGATTCTATTGTCAGAGTCTATGAAGTTCTTGCTAATCCATTCTCCGCGTTCTCGTTTCAGCCTGCGAGTTCTTGCCTTTCCTCACCAATTTGGTCGCTTCCCAGCTCCTGGTAGAGGCCCGAGCGAAGCCTGAAGGTACGAATCCCGTGTCTATCTCGATTCGGTTACTCCGATTGTTCGTGCAGAATCTGTTTTTACTCTGTATGTTCGATCTCCATCCGCAGTTGCCTCCGTGATTAGCAGCTAATCAGCGTCTTTCGCTAGTTATCTGAATTCTGAAGAAGCGGATTGAGCAAACAAGAACTGCTTTCGAGGTGTGCTCTGAGTCTTGCATTCCTGTTCCTTTGCCAAGAGTTCAATAAGGGCCTGACTCTGGTTTTTCTGATGCGAAGAGTTTCTTGCTGATACATTTATTTTCTCTTCTTGTTCCAGTCCTCGGGTTCTTGCTTTTCCTGACCAATTCGATCGCCTGCCATTTTCCACAAGAAGCCTCGAAGCCTTCAGGTACAACTCTTTTACCATGTCTCGCTAGCTACTGCCTAGTGATTGGTAGATGAAGTTCATCTCTTCGCTGTGACCCCTTGCATGCAAGAATGCTTGAAATACAAACAGAAATAGAGAGGGAGGGTCATCCCAGAACCAAGTTTCAGTTCATGTATATTCGTGATGCAATGATCGTGTGTCAGTTCTTGGTATGTTCTCTGGAGAGAGAAGTTGTTCTCTTGGAAGAAATATTTGATGAGATTGAATTAATGTGTCTGATGCAGTACTTGACGCAATCAATTGGTTGAATTTTTGCGTGTCCATTAGTTATGTTGGTGTTTTGGCCAGCAAGCTTCTCACTTTTGCCGAGGATTTTTATTAAGCCTTATCTTTTAGTTTACTGGTTATATTGTTGTTGTTTGTTTCAAAAAATGCCTTGCTTATACGATGCGTTCTTAATTACTGAATGATTGCTGTGATTCAGAAATGGCCCTCAACACAAGATATGCAGCATGCGTGGAAAGAATATGCCACTTCCATGAATTTCCCCAAATTTATATGATTGTTGTTATTGCTAGTAGGGTGCTATCCGTAGGCTATCATTTAGGATATTTCCACAGTTGCTGCTTCCATGGATTtgcttttttgatttttttttcctaAATCCACTGAATTTCCTATGACGTGCCCTTAACTGTAAGTGTGCTGTGTCTCAGAAATGGGAAAGAAGTGCAGCACCTGTGGCAAGACCTACAAAACTAAACGTGCTTTTAATGGCCACAAGATGAAATGCAAGTCCCCCAAGAATCCTGAGCAAAATGCCGCAGGACAGGAAGAGGCTTCAGGCAGTGTCGGCGATAGGAAAGATCTGCTTAATTTTCATATAGAAAAGCGTCCACGGAGCAGCCGTGGTGCAGCGAAGGAGATGGATGGTGGAAATGAAGTCTTCCCGTCAGAAGCGGAGATAGATGCTGCAGAGGGGCTTAGTCTTCTCCAGTACCCACGTGGCAAGGATACATCTTCTGATAATGAACCAGGAATTGATTATTCAGGGGTTGAATCAGCTGCTGATAATTCTGATGCGGTGCAAGAGGAGAACCCGACACAGAGGTTATTTGGTGCGCTGATTCTGGGTGCACTCTGGGATATAGTATCTAATAGAAACTCAGCTTCTGTGGATCTCTGTGGAGGTGCTGAAAGACGTGGAAATGAAGCCCTTTCGTTAGAAGAGATGGAATTGATTCACAATGATGATGGTCAAAGGCTGGTTGATTGTCCTGAAAATTCTGTTGTGGTTGAGCCAAAACGGCCCAAGCTTGATCTCAAGGTTTCTGACAGCAGTGACAACCCAGCTTCTGATGGTGCTCAAGGTGGCAACAATGATGCGTCGGGGTCTGGCACGCCGAAGCTGAAACAGACATCTCTGACGGAGCCAATGGCCACAGCGGCGGATCGGGAACAGGAACAGAAGTCAGATGTCTTACAGGCTCCCCTGCCTCTCGATACAACCTCTGTTGACCAATCAGGAACTGACAGTACAGGTGACGAATCAGCTGCTGATACTTCAGATGAGGTGCAGCTTTCCATGGAGCAGCTCGCACAAGCTCTCCTGGATCTAAGAAACTGCACAGATCGATGAGGTCCCCGTTGCAGTGAAAGAGGATGTACAGCCGAGTGCTTCTGATCTAAAATCATTAGGTACCCGTTAACTGAAAGTGCACTGCCCTGACCCCTGAGGGTGAAGTCTGAATCGCAACCATGATAGACGGTTCAGTGTGAGCCTATACCGGATATCATGTGAGTCAATGAGATTTCTTGACTCGCTGGTTCCATCACCCTGAAACCAAAACTCAGTTTTTTTGTCTACTGGTAGATAGGTACAGGTTACTTACTATAC comes from Triticum aestivum cultivar Chinese Spring chromosome 5B, IWGSC CS RefSeq v2.1, whole genome shotgun sequence and encodes:
- the LOC123110609 gene encoding uncharacterized protein, giving the protein MGKKCSTCGKTYKTKRAFNGHKMKCKSPKNPEQNAAGQEEASGSVGDRKDLLNFHIEKRPRSSRGAAKEMDGGNEVFPSEAEIDAAEGLSLLQYPRGKDTSSDNEPGIDYSGVESAADNSDAVQEENPTQRLFGALILGALWDIVSNRNSASVDLCGGAERRGNEALSLEEMELIHNDDGQRLVDCPENSVVVEPKRPKLDLKVSDSSDNPASDGAQGGNNDASGSGTPKLKQTSLTEPMATAADREQEQKSDVLQAPLPLDTTSVDQSGTDSTGDESAADTSDEVQLSMEQLAQALLDLRNCTDR